In Deinococcota bacterium, one DNA window encodes the following:
- a CDS encoding ABC transporter permease, which yields MLSYLIRRLGFLLLTLLLTSLVIFVVTHYLPGDVARVILGREAGEAALQELRRALGLDRPLVVQYLNWLTNFATGDWGHSFSTGQAIRPLVLERLGNSLMLAGLTLLFAVPTAITLGVLAALKQDRPLDAIISVGSLSVVGLPEFVTGLVLIQIFAFGLGILPANASIPPGAGFLEVLPMLILPALTATLVLFAYIARLTRASVIEELDKAYVRTAALKGIPRRRVIVSHVLPNALLPTITVIAISFGWLMSGLIVVENVFNYPGLGRLLTFAIDRRDLPLLQAITFVAVLGFAVANLAADLMYAFLNPKIRLR from the coding sequence GTGCTTAGCTACCTCATCAGGCGCCTCGGCTTTCTCCTGCTGACGCTTCTGCTCACCTCGCTGGTCATCTTCGTCGTGACGCATTACCTGCCAGGCGACGTGGCCCGGGTCATTCTCGGGCGGGAAGCCGGAGAGGCAGCCCTGCAAGAACTCCGTCGCGCGCTTGGCCTCGACCGGCCGCTCGTGGTGCAGTACCTGAACTGGCTTACCAACTTCGCCACTGGAGATTGGGGGCATTCGTTCAGCACCGGTCAGGCTATCCGCCCGCTCGTGCTCGAGCGTCTCGGCAACTCGCTCATGCTGGCCGGGCTCACGCTCCTTTTTGCCGTACCGACGGCCATCACGCTCGGGGTGCTCGCGGCGCTGAAGCAGGACAGGCCCCTCGACGCCATCATCAGCGTCGGTTCACTCTCGGTCGTAGGGCTCCCCGAGTTCGTGACCGGGCTGGTGCTCATCCAAATCTTCGCCTTTGGCTTGGGGATCTTGCCGGCGAACGCCTCGATCCCACCTGGGGCGGGTTTTCTCGAGGTCCTGCCGATGCTGATTCTGCCGGCGCTGACGGCCACCTTGGTCCTATTCGCCTATATCGCCCGGCTTACGCGCGCCAGCGTCATCGAGGAACTCGACAAAGCTTACGTGCGCACCGCAGCCTTGAAGGGAATCCCGCGCCGCCGGGTGATCGTGTCACACGTGCTGCCCAACGCGCTCTTGCCGACCATCACGGTGATCGCCATCAGCTTCGGCTGGCTGATGAGCGGGCTGATCGTGGTCGAGAACGTGTTCAACTACCCCGGCTTGGGGCGCCTTCTCACTTTCGCGATTGACCGGCGCGACCTGCCGCTTCTTCAGGCCATTACCTTTGTAGCTGTCCTTGGTTTTGCCGTCGCCAACCTTGCAGCGGACCTAATGTACGCTTTCCTCAACCCCAAAATTCGTCTGCGGTAG